A genomic region of Synergistaceae bacterium contains the following coding sequences:
- a CDS encoding chemotaxis protein CheC codes for MADIASFNALQLDAIREVGNIGTGNAATALSGLLSRMINMNVPQTELVSIYELGQHYGDPMQIVGAVFVRSLGGFHCSLIFIQNEEDANLMVELLLKQQFGSQIPIDEIPQDMIDSALSEVGNIVLSSFLNAINLLIGTQHQISVPGVAHDMLSSILDVVASIYGQMGETALLVNTELSVEGLEEGRKISGHIILIPDPDALDLLLRKLKVM; via the coding sequence ATGGCAGATATAGCGTCGTTCAATGCGTTACAGCTTGATGCAATTCGTGAGGTCGGAAATATAGGCACTGGCAACGCTGCTACTGCTTTGAGCGGCTTATTATCGCGTATGATAAATATGAATGTCCCTCAAACCGAGCTTGTATCAATTTATGAGCTCGGCCAGCATTACGGCGACCCTATGCAGATAGTCGGTGCTGTTTTCGTGCGGTCTCTAGGCGGCTTTCACTGCAGCTTGATATTTATCCAGAACGAAGAAGACGCAAATTTAATGGTCGAGCTATTATTAAAGCAGCAATTCGGCTCACAAATCCCGATCGATGAGATCCCGCAGGACATGATCGACAGTGCATTAAGTGAAGTAGGAAATATAGTATTAAGCTCATTCTTGAACGCTATAAATTTATTAATAGGGACTCAGCATCAAATCAGCGTACCCGGTGTAGCACATGACATGTTGAGTTCGATTTTAGATGTAGTAGCTTCGATTTATGGGCAAATGGGAGAGACTGCACTGTTAGTAAATACTGAGTTAAGTGTAGAAGGTTTAGAAGAAGGCCGGAAAATTTCCGGGCATATTATATTAATTCCTGACCCTGATGCCCTCGATTTGCTGCTAAGAAAGCTGAAGGTGATGTGA
- a CDS encoding chemotaxis protein CheA — protein MDMSQYLGAFLDETDDNVQKLDDLLLALEKNMVDMDVINEIFRAAHTLKGMAGTMGFTNMMGLTHAMEDRLDAARKGTRPLTEGDMNLLFQGLDTLQEMADSIRGGGNDSHIDVSGMVQELRREGPAPAPAAQAPTQESPADSGGSNLSSQDSEWVKAANSEGKNAFSVHVTLSESCLLKAARAYMVVNRLEEMGEIFKSEPPTDALEQEKFEYDFTIYVATPAPAEEVKAAIEKIGDVKSADVEEIKASSAPATAPVQETQPAAQEQAPAPAPAPIPAPAPAQPAAQPPAGRKETIKKSGQTVRVDIGRLDKLMNLVGELVISRARIERLVQEARLRQFDDTLSQLGRISGDIQELVTKLRMVPVSFTFDRFPRLIRDLCKTLNKNVELVLEGEDTELDRTVIDEIGDPMVHLIRNSMDHGIEHPDERKALGKPEKGILKIAAYQEGSGVVIEVSDDGAGIDPDKVKKKAVERGIITDDRAAIMSDEEAQQLVLLPGFSMAKQVTDLSGRGVGMDAVKTKVEQLGGQFDLSSKKNEGTHVYIRLPLTLAIVLSLLIKVGNETYAISLENVEETIMVRKEDIKTVHGEPTTLLRGEVLSLNDLGDILGSEGVEHDRYEYPVVVVKIGKNKIGFIVSELIGQQEIVIKSLGRFLAKIDGITGGTILGDGNVALILDVASFYSTKG, from the coding sequence ATGGATATGAGTCAGTATCTCGGAGCATTTCTCGATGAGACTGACGATAACGTGCAAAAATTAGATGATTTATTATTAGCTCTGGAAAAAAATATGGTCGATATGGACGTAATTAATGAAATTTTCAGAGCAGCTCACACGCTTAAGGGCATGGCGGGCACAATGGGATTTACTAATATGATGGGCTTGACCCACGCAATGGAAGACAGACTCGACGCAGCTAGAAAAGGTACAAGGCCACTCACTGAAGGCGACATGAATTTATTATTTCAGGGGCTTGATACTTTGCAGGAAATGGCGGACTCAATCAGAGGCGGCGGAAATGATTCGCATATAGACGTGTCTGGAATGGTTCAGGAATTAAGACGAGAGGGCCCGGCTCCTGCTCCTGCTGCTCAAGCTCCAACACAAGAGAGTCCGGCAGATTCCGGCGGGTCAAATTTGTCATCACAGGACTCTGAATGGGTAAAAGCTGCTAACTCTGAAGGCAAGAACGCTTTTAGTGTTCATGTTACATTGAGTGAAAGCTGTTTATTGAAGGCTGCCCGCGCTTATATGGTAGTAAACAGGCTCGAAGAAATGGGCGAAATTTTCAAGTCTGAGCCTCCCACTGATGCACTTGAGCAGGAAAAATTTGAGTATGATTTTACTATTTATGTAGCTACTCCCGCACCCGCTGAAGAAGTTAAAGCAGCAATTGAGAAAATAGGCGATGTCAAGAGCGCAGATGTTGAAGAAATCAAAGCAAGTTCAGCACCCGCCACGGCACCTGTTCAAGAAACACAGCCCGCAGCACAGGAACAAGCACCCGCCCCGGCACCTGCCCCGATTCCAGCTCCGGCACCTGCACAGCCCGCAGCACAGCCCCCCGCAGGCCGTAAAGAGACAATCAAGAAAAGCGGTCAAACTGTCAGAGTCGATATAGGCCGTCTCGATAAATTAATGAATCTTGTCGGCGAGCTTGTTATTTCTCGTGCAAGAATTGAGAGACTCGTTCAGGAAGCAAGACTCAGACAATTTGATGATACTTTATCGCAATTAGGGCGAATTTCCGGCGATATTCAGGAACTCGTTACTAAATTAAGAATGGTGCCCGTCTCGTTTACATTTGACAGATTCCCGCGCTTAATAAGGGACTTATGCAAGACTCTAAATAAAAATGTTGAGTTAGTTCTCGAAGGCGAAGACACAGAATTAGACAGAACAGTTATAGACGAAATAGGCGATCCTATGGTGCATTTGATTCGTAACTCAATGGATCACGGAATCGAACACCCCGACGAACGCAAGGCACTGGGCAAACCTGAAAAAGGTATACTAAAAATTGCAGCTTATCAAGAAGGCAGCGGAGTCGTTATTGAAGTCTCAGACGACGGCGCAGGAATTGATCCCGATAAAGTCAAGAAAAAAGCCGTTGAACGAGGAATCATTACAGATGACAGAGCCGCAATAATGAGCGACGAGGAAGCCCAGCAGTTAGTGTTACTTCCCGGTTTCAGCATGGCCAAGCAAGTAACGGACTTATCAGGGCGCGGAGTCGGAATGGATGCCGTAAAAACTAAAGTCGAGCAGTTAGGCGGACAATTTGATTTAAGCAGCAAGAAAAACGAGGGGACTCATGTTTATATAAGACTGCCTTTAACGCTTGCTATAGTTCTTTCACTGTTAATAAAAGTAGGCAACGAGACTTATGCAATTTCTCTTGAAAATGTCGAAGAAACTATAATGGTACGCAAAGAAGACATTAAGACAGTTCACGGCGAGCCCACGACTTTATTACGCGGTGAAGTATTATCACTTAATGATTTAGGCGATATATTAGGCTCTGAGGGTGTCGAACATGATAGATACGAATATCCCGTCGTAGTGGTAAAAATAGGCAAGAATAAAATCGGCTTCATAGTCAGTGAGTTAATAGGCCAGCAGGAAATAGTTATTAAATCGCTCGGAAGATTTTTAGCGAAAATTGACGGAATAACGGGCGGGACTATTTTAGGCGACGGCAATGTTGCATTAATTCTTGATGTTGCCTCGTTCTACTCTACAAAAGGTTAA
- a CDS encoding chemotaxis response regulator protein-glutamate methylesterase → MPPAGKIRVLVVDDSALMRQFISDILKSDPRIEVLGTAKDGKDALKQIQLLRPNIVTMDVEMPNMSGLQALEEIMKTNPLPVIMVSSMTQEGAETTMKALALGCVDFIGKPSGSISLNIRDVGQELIDKVIAASTARLRTKAGFFGGSPVRAPEFRRMTPPMHTGRRDIVAIASSTGGPMALGELIPKLPKNFPVPIVITQHMPKEFTPSFANRLNSSSQLEVLEGFDGLTLKPGRVVIAPGGSHLIVKRRNGAMVCGISDAPPVLSVKPAANIMFMSVADEYGGNVLCVILTGMGRDGTDGGIALHRKGAYVIAESQKTCVVYGMPKAAVDAGIVDEVLPLNEIPDAMVRLVKN, encoded by the coding sequence ATGCCCCCAGCAGGCAAAATAAGAGTTCTTGTAGTTGATGACAGTGCTTTAATGCGGCAATTTATCAGCGATATATTAAAATCTGATCCTAGAATTGAAGTTTTAGGTACTGCCAAAGACGGTAAAGACGCTCTTAAACAAATTCAATTACTCAGACCAAATATTGTAACAATGGATGTAGAAATGCCCAACATGAGCGGGCTTCAGGCACTCGAAGAAATAATGAAGACTAATCCCCTCCCCGTCATAATGGTGAGTTCAATGACTCAAGAAGGGGCAGAAACAACAATGAAGGCTCTTGCGCTCGGATGTGTTGACTTCATAGGCAAACCTTCAGGATCTATATCGTTAAATATTCGCGATGTAGGGCAGGAATTAATTGACAAGGTCATTGCGGCGAGTACAGCAAGACTCAGAACTAAAGCGGGATTTTTCGGGGGATCTCCTGTACGTGCTCCGGAATTCAGGCGGATGACTCCTCCCATGCATACAGGAAGGCGCGATATTGTAGCGATTGCAAGTTCAACGGGCGGCCCTATGGCTTTAGGCGAATTGATTCCCAAGTTACCTAAAAATTTTCCTGTTCCTATTGTAATTACTCAGCATATGCCTAAAGAATTTACACCGTCATTTGCAAATAGATTGAATTCGTCTTCACAGCTTGAAGTCTTAGAAGGTTTTGACGGATTAACTCTCAAGCCCGGCCGTGTAGTAATTGCCCCCGGTGGAAGTCATTTAATAGTCAAGCGCAGAAATGGTGCAATGGTATGCGGAATCTCTGACGCTCCGCCTGTTTTGTCAGTCAAGCCCGCAGCTAATATAATGTTTATGAGTGTTGCAGATGAATACGGCGGCAATGTCTTATGCGTGATTTTAACAGGAATGGGACGGGACGGCACGGATGGAGGTATAGCACTTCACAGAAAAGGTGCTTATGTTATAGCCGAGAGTCAAAAAACTTGCGTCGTTTATGGAATGCCTAAGGCCGCTGTTGACGCTGGAATCGTTGACGAGGTCCTGCCGCTTAATGAAATTCCCGATGCAATGGTCAGACTCGTGAAGAATTAG
- a CDS encoding MinD/ParA family protein, with the protein MVLDNRERTRIPQRLHTISVLSGKGGVGKSNISAALSFALADFGKRVVLIDADLGMANLDILCGVTNARYNIAHLIEGSRNLNEILVHFRPSERAMHKHGSVALLPGGTGLKEIADLDDFAMERLFASLSGLDEIADYLIMDAGAGIHKGVLSFAYASEITLLVTTPEPTSVRDAYGVIKSLGATAWDGPENAASGLMLIVNMANSTMEAQEVAERIRLASMQFLGNAPIYLGCVLKDKAIEQSVKNWKIFYRSDPESPASICIRNLSGELLRFCEGANIKREALPEKSGGVIDFFKRLTKSLFSDNK; encoded by the coding sequence ATGGTATTAGATAATCGAGAGAGAACAAGAATTCCGCAGCGTTTACACACAATTTCAGTTTTGAGCGGTAAGGGAGGAGTCGGGAAGAGTAATATATCTGCGGCGTTATCGTTTGCTTTGGCAGATTTCGGGAAGAGAGTCGTATTAATTGACGCTGATTTAGGCATGGCAAATTTAGATATTTTGTGCGGAGTTACTAATGCTAGATATAATATTGCGCATTTAATAGAAGGCTCGCGGAACTTGAACGAGATTCTAGTACATTTCAGGCCTTCAGAAAGAGCTATGCACAAACATGGAAGTGTTGCTTTACTTCCCGGCGGTACTGGCTTGAAAGAAATAGCCGATCTTGATGATTTTGCTATGGAAAGATTATTTGCGTCATTGTCAGGGCTTGACGAAATCGCCGATTATTTAATCATGGACGCGGGCGCGGGGATTCATAAAGGTGTGTTGTCATTTGCTTATGCGTCGGAGATAACTTTATTAGTTACTACTCCTGAGCCGACGAGTGTGAGAGATGCTTACGGTGTAATAAAATCTTTAGGCGCAACAGCATGGGACGGCCCGGAAAATGCAGCATCGGGGCTTATGTTAATTGTCAACATGGCAAATAGCACAATGGAAGCTCAAGAGGTCGCAGAGAGAATCAGACTCGCATCAATGCAATTTTTAGGGAATGCTCCGATTTATTTAGGCTGTGTCTTGAAAGATAAAGCTATCGAGCAATCAGTCAAAAACTGGAAAATTTTTTACAGGTCAGATCCTGAATCGCCTGCCAGTATATGCATCAGAAATTTATCGGGCGAATTATTGCGGTTCTGTGAGGGAGCTAATATAAAACGTGAAGCATTACCGGAAAAATCAGGAGGAGTGATTGACTTTTTCAAGCGGCTGACTAAGAGTCTTTTTTCTGATAATAAATAA
- the flhF gene encoding flagellar biosynthesis protein FlhF, whose protein sequence is MRVTNQITFTAKDDAEALRLAAERLGRDAVILSTQMIKEGGVLGFFQRSVLKVTAGILEDDSPKPQPKTRTPANNSPISTMDEDTRRENLIAFQKLMELKEKSSSGQLSSPPSQNISSTPANNLQDNTISLGEEGYRLPSDNVKISPEGLRNAYGLTTRPAPVTPPPQIQPVMPPVMNQPAQPAINNNDAQALKNQVGALADRIDLLLQRISAVETGVAAQAQAQKANFQAGMPQFTGEDSGIEGRLRSSEVDEKYIRKLLGDYGVMARKEKNKKLPFTKWLATQIECSGDNGGDAAGGRKVMLLGPTGVGKTTTIAKLAAIKALWEHKRVLLLTSDTYRIAAVEQLKTYAKILGVPIEIIFDIATIQNIVNQHENSDIILLDTAGRSQRDKKNMELFENLYNSFAPDAVHLVLSANMKYKDMLDVVEHIPNIPVSHLLFTKLDETVSYGSIFNIQQVMGCPVSFLTVGQNVPKDIETASGTRIADFLMKSEEERKRG, encoded by the coding sequence ATGAGAGTTACTAATCAAATTACATTTACAGCAAAAGACGACGCAGAAGCACTCAGACTAGCAGCCGAACGACTTGGCCGGGACGCTGTTATTTTGTCGACTCAAATGATAAAAGAAGGCGGAGTATTAGGATTCTTTCAGCGTTCAGTTTTGAAGGTTACAGCCGGAATTCTTGAAGATGACTCACCTAAGCCGCAGCCAAAAACTAGGACTCCCGCAAATAATTCGCCTATTTCTACAATGGACGAGGACACAAGACGAGAGAATTTAATAGCCTTCCAAAAGTTAATGGAACTCAAAGAAAAATCTTCAAGCGGTCAACTTTCAAGCCCTCCGAGTCAAAATATATCATCAACGCCCGCAAATAATTTGCAGGATAATACAATTTCACTCGGTGAAGAAGGTTATAGGCTGCCTTCTGATAATGTAAAAATTTCACCTGAAGGACTCAGAAATGCATACGGACTCACGACAAGACCCGCACCAGTAACTCCGCCGCCTCAAATTCAGCCAGTAATGCCGCCGGTTATGAATCAGCCAGCCCAGCCCGCAATAAATAATAACGACGCTCAAGCACTCAAGAATCAAGTCGGAGCGCTCGCTGATAGAATAGATTTATTATTGCAGAGAATTTCAGCCGTTGAAACCGGAGTCGCTGCTCAAGCTCAAGCCCAGAAAGCTAATTTTCAAGCCGGAATGCCTCAATTTACAGGTGAAGACTCAGGAATTGAGGGCCGTTTGCGTTCGTCTGAAGTTGACGAGAAATATATAAGAAAATTGCTCGGTGATTATGGAGTTATGGCTCGTAAAGAAAAAAATAAAAAATTGCCGTTCACCAAGTGGCTTGCTACACAAATTGAATGCTCAGGCGATAACGGCGGGGACGCTGCGGGGGGTCGTAAAGTTATGCTACTCGGTCCGACCGGAGTCGGCAAGACTACGACTATAGCAAAACTTGCAGCAATTAAAGCATTATGGGAACATAAACGAGTTTTATTATTAACTAGTGATACATACAGAATAGCAGCTGTCGAGCAGTTAAAGACTTATGCGAAAATTTTAGGCGTTCCCATTGAAATAATATTCGATATAGCAACGATTCAAAATATAGTGAATCAGCATGAGAACTCGGATATTATTTTGTTAGACACTGCGGGGCGTTCACAGCGCGACAAGAAAAACATGGAACTATTCGAGAATTTATATAATTCGTTCGCTCCTGATGCTGTGCATTTGGTATTGTCAGCTAACATGAAATATAAAGATATGCTTGACGTTGTAGAACATATTCCAAATATTCCCGTGTCGCATTTGTTATTTACAAAACTTGATGAGACTGTGAGTTACGGCTCAATATTTAATATTCAGCAGGTTATGGGCTGTCCGGTTTCATTTTTGACGGTGGGACAAAACGTTCCAAAAGATATAGAGACTGCTTCAGGCACAAGAATCGCCGATTTCCTCATGAAGTCCGAAGAAGAGAGGAAACGGGGTTAA
- the flhA gene encoding flagellar biosynthesis protein FlhA, with amino-acid sequence MSCTLAEAAGIAGVSEIRKKVQSYSDIGVALLMVLIIIMMVVPLPTWLIDMLLAMNITLGVVTLLVTFYVKRALDLSIFPTLLLISTLFRLSLNVSTTRLILLYGNAGELINAFGNFVVGGNYVVGIIMFLILVIIQMLVITKGAERVAEVAARFTLDAMPGKQMSIDADLNSGLIDEQGAKQRRQDIQKEADFYGAMDGASKFVKGDAIAGLIITTINIIGGLSIGIFMRGMSAGDAASRYSLLTVGDGLVGQIPALLMSTAMGVIVTRAAASSELGPDLVNSFTRYPRPLYISSGMLLCMGLLPGLPTIPFLTLAVLMAFLGYTVSREASLQTIEAEEQAAKTPAQPGTAPQSGAAATTTAGTEEGAKSEPVSPEDVMKLLTVEPMEAEIGYAIIPLIDPAQGGDMLDRIGTIRKQMALEMGIVVPPIRIRDNIQIKPTEYILRVKGAEAGRGELLPDHYLAMNTGGAEEDLIGVPTKEPAFGLPALWISPDLRDKAEAMGYTVVDAPSVLATHLSEVIRKNGAELLTRQEVQKLTDMVKETAPAVVSELLASLSLGEIQKVLQNLIREQIPIRDLVTIFEALADYGKMSRSVDFLTERAREALSRLISLKIQGPDGIITAATLSPNWEQKIMAGVDGDLTRGWQLNLDPREVQKMINAISRAMEEMIVKNLPPVLLVHPDVRLIVRRLIEGSITNIFVVSYNEITRGIQVKTVGMVE; translated from the coding sequence ATGAGTTGCACATTGGCAGAGGCCGCTGGAATCGCAGGAGTTTCTGAGATTCGCAAAAAAGTTCAAAGCTATTCCGATATTGGCGTGGCTTTGTTAATGGTACTCATTATTATAATGATGGTCGTGCCCTTACCGACATGGCTGATAGATATGCTGCTTGCAATGAATATAACGCTTGGAGTCGTTACTCTTTTAGTTACATTTTATGTCAAGCGCGCATTAGATTTGTCGATATTTCCGACTTTGTTATTGATTTCGACTTTGTTTAGATTATCGCTGAATGTCTCAACAACGAGATTAATTTTACTTTACGGGAACGCCGGCGAGTTAATAAACGCTTTCGGAAATTTTGTCGTCGGCGGCAATTATGTAGTCGGGATTATAATGTTCTTGATTCTGGTAATTATTCAAATGTTAGTAATCACTAAGGGCGCAGAGAGAGTCGCGGAAGTTGCAGCGAGATTTACACTTGACGCCATGCCCGGCAAACAAATGTCAATCGACGCTGATTTAAATTCGGGATTAATCGACGAGCAGGGCGCAAAACAAAGACGGCAGGACATTCAGAAAGAAGCTGACTTTTACGGAGCTATGGACGGTGCTTCAAAATTTGTTAAGGGCGACGCTATAGCAGGACTCATAATTACTACTATAAATATAATCGGCGGTTTATCAATCGGGATTTTCATGCGGGGAATGAGTGCCGGAGATGCTGCATCTCGTTATAGTCTGCTCACAGTGGGCGACGGACTTGTCGGACAAATTCCGGCGTTATTGATGTCTACGGCAATGGGCGTTATTGTTACCCGCGCGGCTGCGTCTTCTGAACTCGGCCCCGATCTTGTGAATTCGTTTACTCGTTATCCGAGACCGTTATATATTTCGTCAGGTATGTTATTATGCATGGGACTTTTGCCGGGACTTCCTACAATTCCATTTTTGACTCTGGCTGTGTTAATGGCTTTTCTTGGCTACACAGTGAGTCGTGAAGCAAGTTTACAGACTATCGAGGCAGAAGAGCAGGCAGCAAAGACTCCAGCTCAACCCGGAACAGCCCCGCAATCAGGAGCAGCAGCAACAACAACAGCAGGAACTGAAGAGGGCGCAAAATCTGAACCTGTTTCTCCTGAAGACGTAATGAAATTATTGACAGTTGAACCTATGGAGGCCGAAATAGGTTACGCAATTATCCCCCTGATTGACCCTGCACAGGGCGGCGACATGTTAGACAGAATAGGCACAATACGCAAGCAAATGGCCCTAGAAATGGGAATCGTCGTGCCTCCGATAAGAATTCGCGATAATATTCAAATTAAGCCTACAGAGTATATTTTGCGTGTAAAGGGTGCTGAAGCCGGGCGCGGTGAATTACTGCCGGATCATTATTTAGCTATGAACACTGGCGGAGCTGAAGAGGATTTAATAGGAGTTCCCACCAAAGAGCCGGCATTTGGACTCCCTGCTTTATGGATTTCTCCGGATTTACGCGACAAGGCCGAAGCTATGGGATATACAGTTGTTGACGCTCCCAGCGTACTCGCGACTCATTTATCGGAAGTTATACGCAAAAATGGAGCTGAGTTATTAACTCGTCAGGAAGTCCAGAAATTAACGGACATGGTAAAAGAAACAGCCCCCGCCGTAGTCAGTGAATTATTAGCGTCGCTTTCACTCGGTGAGATTCAGAAAGTTTTGCAGAATTTAATACGTGAACAGATTCCGATTAGAGATCTCGTTACAATTTTTGAGGCACTCGCGGATTACGGCAAAATGTCAAGAAGTGTAGATTTCTTGACTGAACGGGCAAGAGAGGCTTTATCGCGCTTGATTTCTCTTAAGATTCAGGGGCCGGACGGAATTATTACGGCTGCGACTCTTTCACCGAACTGGGAACAGAAAATTATGGCAGGAGTCGACGGCGATTTGACTCGAGGCTGGCAATTAAATTTAGATCCCCGCGAAGTTCAGAAGATGATTAACGCAATCTCCCGCGCTATGGAAGAAATGATCGTTAAAAATTTGCCTCCTGTTTTACTCGTTCACCCTGATGTAAGATTAATCGTGCGTAGATTAATAGAAGGCTCTATAACAAATATTTTCGTTGTGTCATATAATGAGATAACACGCGGGATTCAAGTTAAAACAGTAGGAATGGTAGAATAA
- a CDS encoding class I SAM-dependent methyltransferase — protein MQNSERYFLNGIIRYFKPAKILEVGVAHGGGSALILNAIKDLDSRLISVDYCEKYYAGGEDNNKLSGWLVDEKFSNLTDKWQIYRGGDISRFIERIGGDIDLLVLDTAHIHPWETLNFLCVLPFMKRNSLCVLHDVSLNYLQGRENDLACRYLYSTVISDYKIMPEPEENYIPHFANIGAFRIIDDTYKYIQNLFEILLYKWEAMPFVYDKKIFPYATPILPEDIDSIKNVFAKYYPDYMKFFDNVIDYQRGIVNHIIDTYNREYKTFKGIWKHYFPLSFITLRKIKHILTGIK, from the coding sequence ATGCAAAACAGTGAAAGATATTTTCTTAATGGAATAATACGATATTTCAAGCCAGCAAAAATTTTAGAAGTTGGAGTCGCTCACGGGGGCGGAAGTGCTTTAATACTCAACGCGATAAAGGATTTAGACTCGCGATTAATTTCTGTAGATTACTGCGAAAAATATTATGCCGGCGGAGAAGATAATAATAAATTATCAGGATGGCTTGTCGACGAAAAATTTTCGAATTTAACAGATAAATGGCAGATATACAGGGGCGGGGACATTTCGCGCTTCATTGAGAGAATCGGCGGGGATATAGATTTGCTTGTGCTTGATACTGCGCATATACACCCGTGGGAGACGTTAAATTTTTTGTGCGTGCTGCCGTTTATGAAGCGTAATAGTTTGTGCGTATTGCATGATGTATCACTTAATTATTTGCAGGGACGAGAAAATGATTTAGCCTGCAGATATTTATATAGCACTGTAATATCAGACTATAAAATCATGCCCGAACCTGAAGAAAATTATATCCCTCATTTTGCAAATATAGGCGCGTTTAGAATAATTGACGACACTTATAAATATATACAAAATTTGTTCGAGATTTTGCTATATAAATGGGAAGCTATGCCGTTTGTTTACGATAAAAAAATATTCCCATATGCGACTCCGATTTTGCCCGAAGATATTGACAGCATTAAAAATGTTTTCGCAAAATATTATCCTGATTACATGAAATTTTTTGATAATGTCATAGATTATCAGCGCGGTATAGTCAATCACATAATAGACACGTATAATCGAGAATATAAAACTTTTAAGGGGATCTGGAAGCATTACTTCCCGTTGAGCTTTATTACATTAAGGAAAATCAAGCATATTTTAACTGGTATAAAATAA
- a CDS encoding DEAD/DEAH box helicase, with amino-acid sequence MSEINFYDWQINAFNHINNNDAVLSAPTGSGKTLVAYLWAGILDTQGQVNKNQDSTRIIFTAPIKALSNERYLDLRRMGLDVGIETGDFKRNEGAGIICCTQEIYTMKYARVPGQKLIVDEFHYIFSDPDRARMYIDGLVNTDYDTKILVMSATLGGVKSIGRYLSHICQRNFLIHESKKRVTELIFTPDKPFRTYGIHDALVFLFSQRGVMDLAEKIASARQRIPPDNVKRLQELAKILDVKKMPPSLIKGVGTYHGAMFPKEKLLVESAFRERLLDVVCGTNALSLGVNLPAQYVIFAQLVNYRTYEPISKIDFLQMAGRAGRKGLFDPGFVSWLKDSPYESEFFDTGVEFRKLMDSPPEPAVITLRPSFGKLLREQVLIEIEAEYIAEYSKPSLNPDDVLKTLINGMQKIDFAAKRITHGRQRKKFKAILAALWYDEMTIEENLEMARLFFDESRPSALMAANLIMQYEKNFLQALLKIKRFNNRLPKGFAFRLIDELNKTVNSIDPTIYGFEEKLGEIEAGRE; translated from the coding sequence TTGAGCGAAATAAATTTTTACGACTGGCAAATTAACGCTTTTAATCACATAAATAATAATGACGCTGTATTGAGTGCTCCGACAGGTTCAGGCAAAACCCTAGTTGCTTATTTATGGGCGGGAATATTAGACACTCAAGGCCAAGTAAACAAGAATCAAGACTCAACGCGAATAATTTTCACGGCTCCTATTAAGGCACTCAGCAATGAAAGATATTTAGATTTGCGCAGAATGGGACTCGACGTGGGAATCGAAACAGGAGATTTTAAGCGTAACGAGGGAGCTGGCATAATTTGCTGTACTCAAGAAATTTATACAATGAAATATGCGCGAGTCCCCGGTCAAAAATTAATCGTCGACGAATTTCACTATATTTTCAGCGACCCCGACCGAGCAAGAATGTATATAGACGGGCTTGTTAATACTGACTATGACACAAAAATTTTAGTGATGTCTGCTACTCTGGGCGGCGTTAAAAGCATAGGCCGTTATTTGTCGCATATCTGCCAGCGTAATTTTTTGATTCATGAAAGCAAGAAACGAGTTACAGAATTAATATTTACTCCTGATAAGCCCTTCAGGACATACGGAATTCATGACGCATTAGTGTTCTTATTCTCACAGCGCGGAGTCATGGACTTGGCCGAAAAAATTGCTTCAGCTAGGCAGCGAATCCCCCCCGATAACGTGAAAAGACTGCAGGAACTCGCAAAGATTCTTGATGTTAAGAAAATGCCGCCTTCACTCATAAAAGGTGTAGGAACTTATCACGGTGCAATGTTCCCTAAAGAAAAATTATTAGTCGAGTCTGCTTTTCGTGAAAGATTGTTAGATGTCGTTTGCGGGACAAATGCCTTATCACTGGGAGTAAATCTTCCTGCTCAATATGTAATTTTCGCTCAGCTTGTGAATTACAGGACTTACGAGCCAATAAGCAAAATAGATTTTTTACAGATGGCCGGGCGTGCTGGTCGAAAAGGTTTATTTGATCCCGGCTTTGTGTCATGGCTGAAAGATTCACCCTATGAGAGCGAATTTTTTGACACCGGAGTCGAATTTCGCAAATTAATGGATTCCCCGCCCGAACCTGCTGTAATAACTTTGCGGCCTTCATTTGGGAAGTTATTGCGTGAACAGGTCTTAATTGAAATCGAAGCCGAGTACATAGCCGAATATTCTAAGCCTTCATTAAATCCTGATGATGTGTTAAAGACTCTTATAAATGGTATGCAGAAAATAGATTTTGCGGCCAAAAGAATAACTCACGGAAGACAGCGGAAAAAATTTAAGGCGATTCTTGCTGCTCTCTGGTATGACGAGATGACTATAGAAGAAAATTTGGAGATGGCAAGACTATTTTTTGACGAGTCAAGGCCGAGTGCTTTAATGGCTGCGAATTTAATAATGCAGTATGAGAAAAATTTTTTGCAGGCTCTATTAAAGATTAAGCGATTCAATAATAGACTTCCTAAGGGATTCGCTTTCAGACTGATTGACGAACTCAATAAAACCGTAAACAGCATAGATCCTACCATTTACGGCTTTGAGGAGAAACTCGGCGAGATTGAGGCAGGCCGGGAATAA